AGATGCTGTAAACAATGTTATTAGAAGGGCAGTTTTACAAGCTCGTAAACCAAAAAGCACGAAGGAGTTTAATGAGGATGGTGTTCCCGAGGATTGGGATATACCGTCAGGTATTCATCAATTAGCATGGCTTGTATGTCAATACAAGGAGCAATTTCCTGGCCCATTGATGACAACTAATTTTGATCCATTATTATCTCTTGCAGTTATTGCTAATGGAGGAAATCCTATTCTCCGTGTTATATTAACAGATGGTAATTTAACACACAATGTAAAGCAAGCAGGGCAAACTGAAGTAATACATTTGCACGGGTATTGGCGTGGAACGGATACAATGCATACGCCCGGTCAATTAACTGCGCCTCGTCCTCGGTTAAAGGAATCGCTCAAATCAATATTGCATAAGCATACACTTGTCGTAGTGGCATACGGCGGATGGGATGATATTTTTGCTGCTGCTTTAGCTGAAGCTGTTCAAGATAATGCTACAGATATTAATGTTTTATGGTGTTTCAGGGGTGATAATATCGAAGATATCCAGCGCAGTAACCCTGCTTTATTTTCTCGTATATCACCTCTTCTTATATCAGGTAGATTTAATGCTTATGGGGGCATAGATTGTCATGCTATATTTGAAGAAATAGCAGCTAATATAGCTAACTCAAAGAACTATAGCTCCGTTGCGCTCAATAATGAAAATGTTTCTCCGTTATTGGGTTGGCAACTGCTTACTCCTTTGTATTTAGATAGCCTTGATCAACTTACTTCCGAAGAGGCTGTTCGTTATTTCGATGGAGCTATTCCATCACTGAGGCATGCTGCTTCAAAAGATATACCTAAAAGGGGCGATGTTAAGAATATTGTCAGCTTTCTAGTAGAAGTCTCATCAACTAATGATAGAAGCTATCTTCAACTCATCAGAGCAGCAGGAGGAGAAGGTAAAACTACTATGTTGCTTCAGGTCGCTGTTGAAATAGTTCGCTCTGGCAAATGGAAGGTTATATGGAGAAATTCTTCTTCAGAAGGTTTGTCATTGTCTGATCTGGAAAAGCTGAATAAAGATCATCAGTGGCTTATAGTTGCTGATGATGCTGATAACATTGTCGATCAGCTTGCTGAAGCTGCGAATCGCATACATGAATTGGGGTTGACACACATTCATTTTCTATTAGCTGCTCGAGACGTAGATTGGCGAAGTGCCAAAGGAGATAAAAAGCCCTGGGGCAATGGCTTACTAGAAAGCCAGATTGTTTCTTGCGAAGTATCAGCTCTGATGATGCTAAACTAATAGTTAAAGCTTGGGGTAAATTTGGTCCTGCTGGTTTAAGAGCCTTGTCATCAATTAGTAAGGTGCCAGAAAGAGCGTTGAGGTTAATAGATGCAGTGTGGGATGAAGCAAAAGAGCAAGGAGGGTTGCCATGGATCAAACAATATGATGGTTCATTTTTTGGCGGGCTGCTCGCAGTAAGGTTTGGGGATAATGGGTTACGAAGTCACGTACTTGAGTTCTTAAAAAGACTTGACGGAATAGCAATAGAAGATAGTACAAACTCAAGTACACTCTTAGATGCTTTGCTTTATATTGCAGCATGTCATGGAACAAATGTATCTGGGTTAGACGGCAGAGTACTTGCTGATTTAGTTGGAGTACCACGCGATTGGGTACAAAGCCGAGTTGTACGGCCCTTAGGAGCCGAGGCAGGTACTGTAGACAGTGGTGGGCATGTCTTTACGCGCCACAGTAGAGTAGCTGCTGCCATTATCGTGGAAGCCGAAAATTCCTTAAGCCGAGACTTCGCAGAAGTTTGGTCACGTTTAGTGCGCCAGACAGCTGAGGCTGGCCGTGATGTATACTATGATAGTAGATCATACGGCGTAATTCTGAATGCAGGACCACGTATATTAACAGGATTGCCCTCAGAACTTGCTGAAAATCGGCGTGAGAGTATAGCTATAGCTGCAGCTAGAGCGGCTATGGAATATGATCAGGAGCGTCTGATTCCTATAACAACTCTAGGCAAAACGTATAGATTGGCTAAAGAGTATGAACAGGCAATTAGTTTGTTTAGAGAGAAATATAAATATATTTCAGATAAGATGGATTACATAAGCCATGTAAGAAGCTTCTTTCATGAGTGGAGTATTTCGGAGAGCGAGGAAAGTACCGATCGTGAAAAAGTGTTAAATGGGGCCGCTCTCTTAGGTTTTTCAATATCAGATTCATTAAATCCATCATCTATAACCGATGATGACATAAAAATGGTTTGTTCAAGTCTTGCTAGCACGTTTATCAAATTGGCAAGAGTAAAGGGTTCTGTCATTGATGCTTATGCTAAAGGTACTAGGTCTGCAAGTTATTTAGCTTATAACGTCGGAGTTGATAAAGAAGGGTTAGCGTACTACGAACGTCATGAACGTATTTCTAATGAAATTGGTGTTCCCACCCCAGTAGATTATAGAGAAGCAATTGATTGGTTGCATTCTGGAATACGTGAAGTAGGCCTAGAAGTAAAGAGTTCGGTGGTAATAGACATAACTAAACCATTAGAGTTGTCGTTTTTACACCTTTCTACTGTTGTAGGTACTTGTTTAAGTACATAATTTTTGATAACTGTATTTAGTTGTAATAATATCGGCGCTCATAATTAATATGAGCTTTCAACACCTATTGGTCTTTAGAAAAGGTTTGCCGCCCGAGGAAACTCGGGCGGCGTTGTTCGTTCTAACAGAATCCGTACCGGCCCCATCCACCCCAGAAACTCCGGACACCCCGCCACAACCGTTCCGGGGCGCCCGAGAAACTTCGGGTGGCCCGCCACACCTGTACCGGGCCGACCTAGAAACTTCGGGTGGTCCGGCACAGGTGTGGCAGGGCGTCCTAGAAACTTGGGGCGGTCCGGAACGACTGTGGGGAGGCACCCGAGAAAGGTAGGATGGTCCGGAACGACTGTGGCGGGGCATCCGAGAAACTTCGGGTGGTCCGGCACAGGTGTGGCGGAGAATTCCAGGTTTTCGGGGTTGGAAAACTCAACGATAAATGGTAGCTAGAAGAAAGTTTTTCTACCCCTAACTATCTTTTTATGTTGTCGTTCGACAAAATTTTTGGTGACTGGTTCGCCGACGAAGTCATCAGCAACCAGGACCTGGAAGCGGGTACCCGGGACCACCTAGACCGCCTGCGCAAGGGCAACGAGGCCGGGCGCTTCGATGCCCTGCTAACTGCCACCGAGGCCCGCTTTACGGCCTACTTCGGCTACCGCAGCGACGCTAGTACCGGCCACAGCGCCGGCAAGGGGCACACGCTGACGCTGGAGGGGGCCCGCGAGAACCTGCGCAAGTGGCTCACGACCGACGGGCGCGAGTACGTTAAGTATAAAATCAAGGACGAAGCCCTGCGCCTGCGGTTCTATCCGAACGGGGCTTCCGAGTACCACCAAGCCGACTACCCCGAGTGGCCGGGCCTGCTGGAGCGCTACGATAAGGCCCTGGATGAGCTGGGTAGTAAGTTCGAAGCCGACTTCAAGGCCACCTACACCCAGCACCGCGACGCACTGCTGGCCGCCCTGAAGGAGCAGACCGGGCAGAAGAAGGCCCAGGCCGACGCCCGCGTGGGCACCCGCGCCGAGCGCGACCTGCTCACCAAGCAGCTCTCGCGCAACGCCCGCACCCTGGGCCTGGTCTTCGATGAGCACCCCGGGCAGGCCGCTACTTACTTCGATAAGAAGTACTTCAACCAGCACCGCCCCGCCGCCGTGGCCTCCGAAGCCAAGTCGGGCGCGTTGGGGCTGAACTAACCCGGCGGCCGTTGCCGCTCCTGCTGCTATCCTATTGCTATCCGGTGCCCGGTTTCCCAGAGTGGAGGCCGGGCGCTTGCATGAAAGGGCCGGCCGGGCTGCCCGGTACGTAGCCGCTCAAAAACAGACCTCGGCTACCCACGGCGGCACGGGGCCGCCGCGCAGCTCCTACGCTTGCGGCGGCTTGCCCAGCTTCGCCCGAATCCGGCTGAGGGAGGGCTGCTGAATGCCCAGATACGACGCAATGTGTCCCAGCGACACCCGTTGCGTGATGCCCGGAAACTGCTGGAGCAGGGTTAAGTAGCGCTGCTCGGCACTTTGAAACAGTAGCCCTTCGCCCTTGGCCTGCTGTAGCACCAGATACTGCTCGGCCAGGAGGCGGCCAAACCGTTCCCAGCCATGAGCCTGGGCGTAGAGCCCGTGCAGTTGCTCTATCCCAATTACCAGCAGCTCCGCGTCTTCCAACGCCGCGATGTAGTAGGGGCAAGCCTCCTGGGTGAGCAGGCTTTTGAGCGAGGTGATAAAGGCCCCTTCGGGCACAAAGGCAATGGTGTGCTCGGTTTGCGTCGCCGGATCGACATAATACACCCGGAACAGGCCCTTCACGATGAACCCCACGGAGCGGCATACCGCATTGCGGTAGTTGAAAAACTCATTTTTGGCAATGGTGCGGGCTGTCCAGCTCGGCATCGCCAAGCGCAGGTCGTCATCGGATAAGTGCGCAAAGGCGCGCAGCTGCTGAACCAGCAGCTCCTGGGACGAAGCATCGGGAGAATTCATACGAAACCGGGAAGTAAGACGCCTGCGAAACTACTGCATTCTGGTGGCTACGGTCGGTGCCCGGCCTACGGTGGCTGAGGAAGTGACCCTGGGCCAACGGCTGGTTCGCGCTTTTTAACCTAGGTGAAAAGCTGGGCTCCTTGCCGTTGGCACCTTTGCCCCGTCATCTAGCCCCGGTCAATAGCCCGGTAGCTACAGACGTTCACCGCTCACTTTTTCCCTCAACTGCCATGTCTAGTCTTGCTGCTTCCACCGTTCCGGCCCCCGTTCGTACCGCCCACGCACTCCGTTCCCTGTACTTCGTCAGGGCCGCTTTCTCCCTGAGTTGGGTTGGGCTTATGCTGCTGGGGCGAAATCCTCGCCTACACTCACGGCCACCTTACTGCTGCTGTATCCGGCCTGGGACGTGCTGGCTACCTTCGGGGATATCCGGGCCAACCGCGGCACTGGTTCGCTGCTGCCCCAGTACGTCAACATCGGCGTGGGCAGCGTCACGACACTGGCCGTCGGCCTGGCCCTGCGTAGTGGCGTTCCGGCGGTACTCATCGTGTACGGCGTGTGGGCCGCGCTGACCGGGGTCATTCAGCTGTTGCTGGGTCTGCGGCGGCGGCAGTTGGGCGGGCAATGGCCGATGATCCTGAGCGGCGGGCAGTCGGTACTGGCGGGCGTGTCGTTTGTGGCTATGGCCCATGCCCCCAAGATGGGGGTAGCCAATCTGGCCGGCTACGCGGCGTTCGGGGCGTTTTACTTTTTGTTGGCCGCCCTGCGCCTCCGGAAAGCCACTCAGCCTCAGCCGTAAGGGTGCCTACTACCGGCAACTAGCGGCTGAGAAAAAGCAAAATGCCTGCCTTGGCTGTTTACCCCACCACGGCGGCGCAGTGCCGCCGCGCAAACCACGCAACCTTTCCCGAGTATGAACATTGGAATCATTGGCGCCGGCTTCATCGGCAGCGCCCTGGCCGTGCGCCTCACCAGCCTGGGCCATACCGTCTACATTGCCAACTCCCGCGGCCCCGAAACCCTGACGGACCTGGCCCAGAAAACCGGCGCTACGCCCGTGACGGCCCAGGAAGCGGCCCAGCGCGGCACCGACCTTATCGTGGTGACCATTCCGCTGGAAAAAATCCCCGAGCTGCCCAAAGACCTGCTGGCGAACGTGCCGGCCGAGGTGCCCGTCATCGATACGAGCAACTACTACCCGCTGCTGCGCGACGGCCATATCCCCGAGCTGGAAACCGGCGACCTGACCGAAAGCGGCTGGGTACAGCAGCACCTGGGCCGCCCCGTGGTGAAGGTGTTCAACAACATCTTCGCTGCCCACCTCGAAAACAACGGCAAACCAGCCGGCACTCCCGGCCGCATTGCCTTGCCCGTAGCCTCCGACGATGCTGCCGCCAAGCAGAAAGTAATGGCCCTGGTAGAGGAACTGGGCTTCGACGCTCTCGACGGCGGCACGATGCGCGAGTCGTGGCGGCAGCAGCCCGGCGGCCCCATTTACTGCAACGACCTGCCCGCCGACCAGGTGCAGCAGCACCTGGCTAGCCTCGGCACCGAGCGCACGCCGGAGCAGCACGCCGAGTTCCTGGCCAACCAGGCCAAGCAGGAGCAGGCCATGCAGGCTCAGGGCATCAAGCTGAAGTAGCCGGCCAACGCCGCCGAAATGGCTGCTGCATTAGGAATCAGCGGCCCACCAACACAACGCCGCCCGGGGAAACCTGGGCGGCGTTGTCGTTTCAGCGGGGGAGGTCCGGCCGGGGCCCGCCCTAGTCCGGTAGTTTGCTATATTGGGCTTCGGCTGAATGCGCGGATAAGCGGCTATAACTTACGTACCCGTCATTCGCAACGGCTGCCGCTTTCAGCACCAATACAAGGTTGCCCTGAAGTAAATAGCGCCGGCAAGCCCCTGGCGCCGCCCTTCGTATCCTGCCCGCCTGCCTTACCCTGCCACCTCCGAACTTCCTGTCCATGCTGCCCACGCCCGTTGCTGCTCCCGCTGCCGTTCTGCCCCGCTCGGCCACTCCCCGCGTGCGGGCCCTGGACATTGTGCGGGGGCTGGTTATGGTCATCATGGCCCTCGACCATACCCGCGACTTTTGGGGCGCCACACCCGTGCGGCCCGAAGACGTAACCCAGGCCTCGGCGCTACTGTTCTTCACCCGCTGGATTACCCACTTCTGCGCGCCTACGTTCGTGTTTTTGTCGGGGTGCAGCGTCTACTTGTACGCCCAGAAGCGGGCCGACCGGTCCGCCGTCAGCCGCTTTCTGCTCACCCGGGGCCTGTGGCTGATTCTGCTCGAAATAGTGCTGCTCACCTTCATTCTGACCTGGAGCCACGACCTGATTTTGCTGCTGGTTATCTGGGTAATCGGGGCCGGGATGGTGCTGCTGGCGGGCCTGCTCTGGCTGCCCCGTTGGGTGCTGGCGGCCCTCACGTTCATTATCCTGGCCGGACACAATCTAGTGCCGAATATCAACGTCACGACGGCGGCCGACGCTGGGCGGGCCTTGCTGTGCAACGGGCCGTTTGCGGTGCCGGTGCTGGGCCGCACTGTGCTGGTGGGGTATTCGTTGGGCCCCTGGCTGGGGGTACTGCTGGCCGGCTACCTGGCCGGGCCCTGGTTTCAGCTGCCGCTGCCCGAGCGCAACCGGCGCCTGCGCTGGGCCGGGGTGGTCCTGCTGGGGCTGTTTGTCGTGCTGCGCTTCACCAACTGGTACGGCGACCCGGTCCCCTGGAGCGTGCAGCCCTCGGGGCCGCTGCACACGGTGCTGTCTTTTCTGAACGTGACTAAGTCGCCGCCGTCCCTGCTCTTTGTGAGTCTTACCCTAGGCGTGGCGCTGCTGGTAATGAGCCAGGTAGAAACGGCCACCGGCCGGCTCAGCGAAGTGCTGCGCACCTTCGGGCAAGTACCGTTCTTTTATTACCTGCTGCACTTCGCCCTTATCAGCAGCGCCGCCTGGGTCTGGACGATGCTCACCTTTGGCCGGGCGGTAAACTTCGCCTTTGTCTCGGCCAAGGACTGGCCCCCGGCCTACGTGCCTAATCTGGGGCGGGTCTATCTGGTATGGGTTCTGGTAGTGCTGGCCATGTACTGGCCCTGCCGCTGGTACCAGCGCTTCAAGCAGCAGCACACCTACTGGTGGCTGTCGTACCTGTAAGCGGACTTGTTCGCTGTTGGAAAGCAAACGGGCTCAGTCTGGTTCCTGCATCCGGCTATGGGCAGATCCAGCCTAGCAGCCTAGAGCCTTTTTTATTTCCGCCTCTTATAGCTTCTCCCCGCAGCGCCAGCAGTACTCGGCGTCGTCGCGGTGGCCCTGGGCCTGGCACACGTGGCACACCGCCTGCTTGTAGGCGGGCCGGCCAGAGGCGGGCTGCGCCATTTGGGCCGAAACGATGCCCGTGGGCACGGCAATAATGGCGTAGCCCATAATCATCAGCACCGAGGCCAGGGTCTGGCCCAGCACCGTGGAAGGGGAGATGTCGCCGTAGCCCACCGTCGTCATGGTCACGATGGCCCAGTAAATGCTTTTGGGGATACTGGTGAAGCCGTTCTGGCCGCCTTCCACCACGTACATCAAGGTGCCTACCACCACGGCCAGGGTGATGACCGAGCTCAGAAACACCAGAATCTTGAAGCGGCTGGCCCGGAGCGCACTCAGGATAAACTCGCCTTCGCCGATAAACTGCCCCAGCTTGAAGATACGAAACACCCGCAGCAGCCGCAGCGTCCGAATCACGAGCAGGTAGCGGCTACCGGCCAGCACCAGGGCCGCCAGCGTGGGCACGATGGCCAGAAAGTCGATGATGCCCAGCCAGCTCAGGGCGTAGTTGAGCGGGCGGCGCACCACCAGCAGGCGCATCAGGTATTCGAGCAGGAAGAGGCCGGTAAAGAACCATTCCACGGCCCGCAAAGCCGGGCCGTAGCGGGCATTGATGCTGGTTACGCTTTCGAGCATCACGGCCACCACGCTTAGCACAATGGCTACCAGCAGGGCAATGTCGAAGAGCTGCCCGGCCCGGGTATCCGATTCGAAAATGACGCGGTAAGCCTTTTGTTGCCAGGAAGAAGCGTTGGCGCGGGGGCGAATATCCATAGAGCAGCAGGTCCCGGCCGGTCTCTGTCAAGGCCGGGTGGGTATAGTACCGCTTACGCAAAAGCCGTGTTATAAGCCGAACCGGCCTCCCTATCTGCCTCAACGCTTACCCTCCTGCATGTCCGGCAGCGGCCGTACCTTGCAAGGCGTATGCAACAGTCCCTGCTTCACCGGATCAGCGCTTTTTTGGCGGAAAACGAGCTATTTTGGGGCACCCCTGCTAGGCCCGAGCAACTGGCCGACGCCGAAGTGCAGCTTCAACTCGACCCGGACTACCGGGAGTTCCTTGCCCTGTTCGGCGCCAGCTATGTGGGCGTGCCGGTATATGGGTTCAACGCCTGCCCGATGCTACCCGATACCACCGTCATCCAACTCACCCTGGAGTTTCGAAAAGCCTATGCCGTAGACGCCCGCTGGCCCATCCTGGCTCAGAGCTGCGTACTAACCACGACGGGCAGCGGCGACCCGGTTATTCTGGACCCCGCCGGCAAAGTCCGGGTGTACTACCACGATAGTCACGAAGAAGAAACGCTGGCCGACTCCTTTGCCGACTTCATCGAGCAGCACCTTCCTACTGCGGACACGGATTTCTGAATGCGCTGGCCTTCCCCTTGTTCTTTCTACAACCCCCGTTTCGCCACGCCTTCCTTGGTAATCTTCACCGGCTGGATACGGCCCTGGGCGTCGAAATACAGTCGGTCGATGCAGGTGACGCGGTGGTTCATGTCGGTTTCGCCCAGGGGCCGGCGGTGATACACGATGTACCACTCCTCCGTGCCCGGCACCTGAATAACGGAGTGGTGGCCGGCCCCGGTGGCCACTTGGGGGTCCTGCTCCAAAATCTTGCCCACCCGCTGAAACGGGCCCAGGGGCGAGTCGGCCACGGCGTAGGCTACGGAGTAGTCGGGCCCGGCCCAGCCGCCCTCGCTCCACATAAAGTAGTACTTGCCCGCGCGCCGAAACATGATGGGGCCCTCCACGTAGTTCTGGGGCGTAATTTCCTTGAACGTCTGCCCGTCGGGGAAGGGGAGAAAGCCGGTAAAATCGGGCTTGAGCCGGGCAATATTGCAGTGCGACCAGCCCCCGTAAATCAGGTAGTACTGCCCGTCCTGGTCCCGGAATACGAACTGGTCGATGGGCTGGGCTCCGTTGTGAATAGTACCAACTAGGGGCTTGCCTAGGTAATCCCGGAAGGGGCCCTCGGGCCGGTCGGCCACGGCCACCCCGATGCCGCCCACTTCGCCCTCGTGCACGTCGTTAGCCCCAAAAAAGAGGAAGTACTGCTTGTCCTTCTGCACCACGGCCGGGGCCCACATGGCGCGGCGGGCCCACTTGATGCTGGTCGTATCGACGATGCGCGGGTGCTTGGTCCAGTGCACTAAGTCGGGCGAGGAAAAGGCATCCATAAACACCTGCTGGTCAAACGGGGCCGAGTACGTGGGATATACCCAGTACTGCTTGCCGAAAATAACCGCCTCCGGATCGGCATACCAGCCGGGAAAAACCGGGTTGCCAGCCGCGGCCCGCGTCACGGAAGCTTTCATCTTGGCAGCAGGTGGGGCGGTCTGGGCAAAAGCTGCTTGCACGAATAGCAGGCCGGGCAAAACACCCAGGAGCAGGAGGTTTTTCATGCCTGCATAATACACGTAAATTCTCAGTAGTGGTAGGGCCTTTGTATCGCGCCAGACCAAGGGGGCAAACCCCTAAATTACGGGCCGACTTAGTTGATTGCCGCCCGACTTGGGTAGTTTTAACCCCCCGCTGGCCCACGCCGGGCCGTGCAAGTAACCTCCTTGCTTCCTAGGCTATGAAACCTGAACTCCAAGACCTGCCCCTCATCGACAACAGCGGCAGCCACCGCTTTGAGCTGACCGTCAGCCATTCCACCGCATTTATGGAGTACGGCGACCGGGAAGGGGCCCTGGCCTTGTTCCATACTGAAGTGCCGGGGCAGCTGGAAGGGCAGGGGGTAGGCACGGCCCTGGTGGAAAAGGTCCTGGCCGAAATCGAGCGGCGGCAGCGGCAGCTGATTCCGTTGTGCCCCTTCGTGACCAGCTACCTCAAGCGCCACCCCCAGTGGCAGCGGCTGGTGGCCCCGGCCTACCAGCGCTGGTTTCAGCCGGCCCCACAGCCGTAAGGCGGGCCAGTTGCGGCCGCAGACAATGGCGGACCCGGTTTTCGCGTTGGGCTCTTATCTACTGCTTACTTCCCGTTATGTATATGCCTAAAGTGTTTCTGGCGTCCCTGTTGCTGTTGGCCCCGGCCGCTGTCTTCGCCCAAACCGACTGCGCCAAGCCCGTGGTGCAACTGCTGCGCAGCGGTCAGCCCCTGCCCGCTACGGCTATTGCTTTGCCGGCTGCCGCCACGTTGCGCGTAGCGCCTGATGCGGGCTGCCCGGCCCAGGCCTACCGGTTTCGCCACGCGGAAGTCACGTTGGTGCGCAACGGCCGGCCAGTACTACCCATTCTGCTCGTCGAAAAGCCGCAAGCCGACCTGCGGCCCTTCCTGAACTACTACCAGACCGGCGACCAGCTGCGCGTGTTCATTGCCTACCAGAACGTGGCTACAGTAGCTGCCGACGGTACGCTCACGCCGTTGCTGCCCGCCAAAGACGCCCAGCGTCAGCCCGGGCAGCTCGACCTGCGCGCCGGCGAATCCAAGGGTATCAGCCTCTATTTGCCTTTGACCAAGCCTTAAGCGAGGCCGGTTCTGGTAGCGTTACCGCCCGTCTCAGGGCAGTACGGTTGGCTCAGGCCGCAGGGCTGCTCAGCGGCCGGTGGTGCTGATACGGGAAATTATATTGGGGCCAGCTAATATTGCAGCCACACTATTTACCCCGCCCGATGCGCCCAGCCGTCAAATTCTATCATTACTGGACTGGCTTGGTCTTAGCCGGCTTCATCCTGGTGCACTTGGCTAATCATTTGGTAGCGCTCTGGAGCGTGCCCGCCCACCAGGCGACGATGGCCGCCCTGCGCCAGGTGTACCGCCACCCCGTGGTCGAAGCCGGTTTGCTGCTGGCCGTCGGGGCGCAGATTTTCACGGGCCTACGCCTGGTTTGGCAGGGTCGAAAGCAGCCGCCCCGACCGTTGGCGGGCCGGGTTCAGGTCTTCTCCGGGTTGTACCTCGCCTTTTTCCTGCTGGTGCATACCAGTGCCGTGCTCACCGGGCGGGCCTGGTTTGGGCTCGATACCAACCTGTATTTCGCAGCGGCCGGCATCAATACCTTTCCGTTTAGCCTCTTTTTTGTCCCGTATTACTTTCTGGCCGTGGCTGCCGTTTTCCTCCACCTTGCCAGCGTGCATTACCAGAAAGGAACCCGGCTTTGGGGGGAAGCCAGGGCGCGGCGGCAGGCTTGGGGCCTGGGCAGTACGGGGCTGGTGGTGGCTCTGCTTATTCTGCTGGCCATGACCAACCGCCTGCAAGGCCTGCCGATTCCGCCTCCGTATCTGCAGCCGTTGGGAAAATAAGCTTGGTGGTTTCCGAGTTGAGGGTGATTTGCCAAACTAGTCGTTACTTCCCGCCATCTGCTACCTGCTGCTGATGAAAAACCTTTTCTCCGCCCGTGCCGCTGCCATTGGCATCCTGGTCATTCTGAGCCTGGTTGTAGTGTTCCACCTGCTGGTGCTCACCGGCGTCATTCCTTACGGCATCGTGTGGGGCGGCCGGCTGACCAGCCATGAGCAGATGCTCCGGTTCGAAACCGTATCC
Above is a genomic segment from Hymenobacter cellulosivorans containing:
- a CDS encoding P-loop NTPase, producing MKIFNKGALITAARVAKKPIAFLVGAPISNENGIGVPGVSEILDCIRQEILETAAWELDNFEAEISGKSGSDAYQAAMVWVQGYLLQDAVNNVIRRAVLQARKPKSTKEFNEDGVPEDWDIPSGIHQLAWLVCQYKEQFPGPLMTTNFDPLLSLAVIANGGNPILRVILTDGNLTHNVKQAGQTEVIHLHGYWRGTDTMHTPGQLTAPRPRLKESLKSILHKHTLVVVAYGGWDDIFAAALAEAVQDNATDINVLWCFRGDNIEDIQRSNPALFSRISPLLISGRFNAYGGIDCHAIFEEIAANIANSKNYSSVALNNENVSPLLGWQLLTPLYLDSLDQLTSEEAVRYFDGAIPSLRHAASKDIPKRGDVKNIVSFLVEVSSTNDRSYLQLIRAAGGEGKTTMLLQVAVEIVRSGKWKVIWRNSSSEGLSLSDLEKLNKDHQWLIVADDADNIVDQLAEAANRIHELGLTHIHFLLAARDVDWRSAKGDKKPWGNGLLESQIVSCEVSALMMLN
- a CDS encoding Crp/Fnr family transcriptional regulator, with protein sequence MNSPDASSQELLVQQLRAFAHLSDDDLRLAMPSWTARTIAKNEFFNYRNAVCRSVGFIVKGLFRVYYVDPATQTEHTIAFVPEGAFITSLKSLLTQEACPYYIAALEDAELLVIGIEQLHGLYAQAHGWERFGRLLAEQYLVLQQAKGEGLLFQSAEQRYLTLLQQFPGITQRVSLGHIASYLGIQQPSLSRIRAKLGKPPQA
- a CDS encoding NADPH-dependent F420 reductase, which produces MFTPPRRRSAAAQTTQPFPSMNIGIIGAGFIGSALAVRLTSLGHTVYIANSRGPETLTDLAQKTGATPVTAQEAAQRGTDLIVVTIPLEKIPELPKDLLANVPAEVPVIDTSNYYPLLRDGHIPELETGDLTESGWVQQHLGRPVVKVFNNIFAAHLENNGKPAGTPGRIALPVASDDAAAKQKVMALVEELGFDALDGGTMRESWRQQPGGPIYCNDLPADQVQQHLASLGTERTPEQHAEFLANQAKQEQAMQAQGIKLK
- a CDS encoding DUF1624 domain-containing protein yields the protein MLPTPVAAPAAVLPRSATPRVRALDIVRGLVMVIMALDHTRDFWGATPVRPEDVTQASALLFFTRWITHFCAPTFVFLSGCSVYLYAQKRADRSAVSRFLLTRGLWLILLEIVLLTFILTWSHDLILLLVIWVIGAGMVLLAGLLWLPRWVLAALTFIILAGHNLVPNINVTTAADAGRALLCNGPFAVPVLGRTVLVGYSLGPWLGVLLAGYLAGPWFQLPLPERNRRLRWAGVVLLGLFVVLRFTNWYGDPVPWSVQPSGPLHTVLSFLNVTKSPPSLLFVSLTLGVALLVMSQVETATGRLSEVLRTFGQVPFFYYLLHFALISSAAWVWTMLTFGRAVNFAFVSAKDWPPAYVPNLGRVYLVWVLVVLAMYWPCRWYQRFKQQHTYWWLSYL
- a CDS encoding ion transporter, with the translated sequence MDIRPRANASSWQQKAYRVIFESDTRAGQLFDIALLVAIVLSVVAVMLESVTSINARYGPALRAVEWFFTGLFLLEYLMRLLVVRRPLNYALSWLGIIDFLAIVPTLAALVLAGSRYLLVIRTLRLLRVFRIFKLGQFIGEGEFILSALRASRFKILVFLSSVITLAVVVGTLMYVVEGGQNGFTSIPKSIYWAIVTMTTVGYGDISPSTVLGQTLASVLMIMGYAIIAVPTGIVSAQMAQPASGRPAYKQAVCHVCQAQGHRDDAEYCWRCGEKL
- a CDS encoding SMI1/KNR4 family protein; this encodes MQQSLLHRISAFLAENELFWGTPARPEQLADAEVQLQLDPDYREFLALFGASYVGVPVYGFNACPMLPDTTVIQLTLEFRKAYAVDARWPILAQSCVLTTTGSGDPVILDPAGKVRVYYHDSHEEETLADSFADFIEQHLPTADTDF
- a CDS encoding glycoside hydrolase family 43 protein; the encoded protein is MKNLLLLGVLPGLLFVQAAFAQTAPPAAKMKASVTRAAAGNPVFPGWYADPEAVIFGKQYWVYPTYSAPFDQQVFMDAFSSPDLVHWTKHPRIVDTTSIKWARRAMWAPAVVQKDKQYFLFFGANDVHEGEVGGIGVAVADRPEGPFRDYLGKPLVGTIHNGAQPIDQFVFRDQDGQYYLIYGGWSHCNIARLKPDFTGFLPFPDGQTFKEITPQNYVEGPIMFRRAGKYYFMWSEGGWAGPDYSVAYAVADSPLGPFQRVGKILEQDPQVATGAGHHSVIQVPGTEEWYIVYHRRPLGETDMNHRVTCIDRLYFDAQGRIQPVKITKEGVAKRGL
- a CDS encoding GNAT family N-acetyltransferase, whose translation is MKPELQDLPLIDNSGSHRFELTVSHSTAFMEYGDREGALALFHTEVPGQLEGQGVGTALVEKVLAEIERRQRQLIPLCPFVTSYLKRHPQWQRLVAPAYQRWFQPAPQP